Proteins co-encoded in one Vibrio fortis genomic window:
- the bepA gene encoding beta-barrel assembly-enhancing protease — MFKRARSIACLCIATTLGTPLMAQANSLDLPDIGTAAGGTLTIDQELIYGDAYMRIIRSSQPVVNDPVLNQYIDSLGHRLVANANDVKTPFNFFMIRDRNINAFAFFGGYVALHSGLFLHAQSESELASVLAHEIAHVTQRHLARSMEDQARRSPATIAAIAASVLLAIAAPEAGIAALTATTAGNMQSQINYTRSNEKEADRFGINTMAKAGFDVNAMPRFFGRLADEYRYASTPPPMLLTHPLPEDRITDSRARARSYPPLKLAPSLDYHLARARIVARYAGIDGDAALDWFERKMKKAPESLIPSLEYGQALVYLDTKKLDKAEPILNKLITNDPTNLFYLDAISDLHIEQKKPQKAIKELKAALVRQPNNSVLTINYANALLENQEQQEAIRVLQRYTHDNPNDTNGWHLLSKANIDLGNSDEDLAARAEILALQANWNKAIQYYTQASQIAELGSLKQARYDARIDQLMIQRERFLALQ; from the coding sequence ATGTTTAAACGCGCTCGCTCAATAGCTTGCTTATGCATCGCTACAACACTCGGCACCCCATTAATGGCTCAAGCCAATAGCTTGGATCTGCCCGACATAGGAACGGCTGCCGGCGGCACCCTGACCATAGACCAAGAGTTGATCTATGGTGATGCCTACATGCGCATCATTCGTAGCAGTCAGCCTGTCGTTAATGACCCTGTACTCAATCAGTACATCGATAGCCTAGGTCACCGACTCGTCGCTAATGCAAACGACGTAAAAACGCCGTTTAACTTTTTCATGATTCGCGACAGAAACATCAACGCATTTGCCTTCTTTGGAGGCTATGTTGCTTTGCACTCGGGTTTATTCCTTCATGCTCAATCCGAAAGTGAACTGGCGTCGGTTCTTGCTCACGAGATCGCACACGTAACTCAACGTCACTTAGCTCGTAGCATGGAAGACCAAGCTCGACGCTCTCCAGCCACGATTGCTGCGATTGCCGCATCGGTACTATTAGCTATCGCAGCTCCAGAAGCAGGTATCGCAGCTCTGACAGCAACAACAGCTGGAAACATGCAAAGCCAAATCAACTACACGCGTAGCAACGAAAAAGAAGCCGATCGTTTTGGCATCAACACGATGGCGAAAGCAGGCTTTGATGTGAATGCAATGCCGCGCTTCTTTGGCCGTCTTGCAGATGAATACCGTTATGCAAGCACACCACCACCAATGCTGCTGACTCACCCATTACCAGAAGATCGTATTACCGACTCTCGCGCACGAGCTCGTAGCTACCCACCACTCAAGCTCGCGCCATCGCTTGATTACCATTTAGCAAGAGCGCGTATTGTGGCACGTTACGCAGGTATTGATGGGGATGCTGCTTTAGACTGGTTCGAGCGTAAGATGAAGAAAGCGCCAGAGTCTTTGATACCGTCGTTAGAGTACGGACAAGCCTTGGTGTACTTAGACACGAAGAAGCTCGACAAAGCAGAACCGATTCTAAATAAGCTCATCACCAATGATCCGACTAACCTTTTCTATCTCGATGCGATCTCGGATCTGCACATCGAACAGAAAAAACCACAAAAAGCGATCAAAGAGCTGAAAGCGGCATTAGTGCGTCAACCAAATAACTCAGTGCTGACAATCAATTATGCTAATGCGCTACTTGAGAACCAAGAGCAACAGGAAGCGATCAGAGTGCTGCAACGCTACACTCACGACAACCCAAATGACACCAACGGTTGGCACCTATTGTCGAAAGCAAACATCGACCTTGGCAATAGTGATGAAGATCTAGCGGCGCGAGCGGAAATCTTGGCACTGCAAGCGAACTGGAATAAAGCCATTCAATACTACACTCAAGCCAGTCAAATCGCTGAGCTAGGAAGTCTAAAACAAGCTCGTTACGACGCACGTATTGACCAATTAATGATTCAACGTGAACGCTTCTTAGCACTACAATAG
- the arsC gene encoding arsenate reductase (glutaredoxin) (This arsenate reductase requires both glutathione and glutaredoxin to convert arsenate to arsenite, after which the efflux transporter formed by ArsA and ArsB can extrude the arsenite from the cell, providing resistance.) — MSVVIYHNPRCSKSRQTLAILEENGVQPEIIKYLETPLSVEQLKVLFSQLGFETVREMMRTKEADYKEANLGDSAVTDEQLFAAMADNPKLFERPVVVANNRAKIGRPPEQVLEIL, encoded by the coding sequence ATGTCTGTCGTAATTTATCATAACCCTCGCTGCTCAAAGAGCCGCCAAACTCTCGCGATTCTTGAAGAGAATGGGGTTCAACCAGAAATCATTAAATACTTAGAGACACCGTTGTCTGTTGAGCAATTGAAGGTTCTATTTTCTCAACTGGGCTTTGAAACCGTTCGTGAAATGATGCGTACCAAAGAAGCCGACTACAAAGAAGCGAATCTAGGTGACAGCGCCGTAACCGACGAACAGCTGTTTGCGGCAATGGCGGATAATCCAAAGCTTTTCGAACGACCTGTTGTTGTGGCAAATAACCGTGCCAAGATTGGTCGTCCACCAGAGCAAGTACTAGAGATTCTATAA
- the wrbA gene encoding NAD(P)H:quinone oxidoreductase, which yields MSVSILVLYYSRHGNTLGLARQIARGIESISGCEAVLRTVQEIHTNDSNPRDFDDMSDPCASLEDLKKCDGLALGSPVWFGNMAGAMKHFWDSTTPLWVNGDLIDKPACVFTSSSSLHGGQETTLQTMMLPLLHHGMLVMGIPYSEPALHTTQTGGTPYGASSTGEHSSLSKEEIELAQNLGKRLARTAINQKGIS from the coding sequence ATGAGCGTTTCAATACTGGTCTTATATTACAGTCGCCACGGCAACACACTCGGATTGGCTCGACAAATCGCTCGTGGCATTGAGTCAATCTCCGGGTGTGAAGCCGTGCTCAGAACCGTGCAAGAGATCCATACCAATGACTCTAATCCGCGGGATTTCGATGATATGAGCGATCCTTGTGCTAGCCTTGAGGATTTAAAGAAGTGTGATGGCTTAGCTTTAGGTAGCCCCGTATGGTTTGGCAATATGGCTGGAGCAATGAAGCACTTCTGGGATAGCACGACCCCTTTGTGGGTTAATGGCGATCTCATCGATAAACCCGCTTGTGTCTTTACCTCTTCTTCCTCTTTGCATGGTGGTCAAGAAACCACTCTGCAAACCATGATGCTACCTCTGCTTCATCATGGCATGCTTGTTATGGGTATCCCCTACTCTGAACCGGCTCTGCATACCACTCAAACGGGCGGCACACCCTACGGAGCAAGCAGCACAGGTGAGCACAGCTCGTTAAGCAAAGAAGAAATTGAACTGGCACAAAATCTAGGAAAGCGCCTAGCACGCACTGCGATAAACCAGAAAGGAATATCTTGA
- a CDS encoding DUF2069 domain-containing protein → MMYMSEKAMSPKTKLFRYFALVGNLLLLGWVVAWQMTLSPHPHLDNVTLAIVWAVPLLLPLPGIMAAKPYTHAWANFILMLYFLHALTILYVDGGERMLAAVELLLTTLGFAGNILFARFRARELGIKLKRLSEIEKKEKAKFEQ, encoded by the coding sequence ATTATGTATATGTCTGAGAAAGCGATGTCTCCCAAGACTAAGCTATTTCGTTACTTTGCTTTAGTGGGTAACTTATTGCTTTTAGGCTGGGTAGTAGCATGGCAGATGACCCTTTCACCACACCCTCATTTAGACAATGTAACGCTAGCGATTGTATGGGCGGTGCCACTGCTGTTGCCACTCCCGGGGATTATGGCGGCTAAGCCATACACTCATGCGTGGGCTAATTTTATTTTAATGCTCTACTTTCTACATGCATTAACGATTTTGTATGTCGATGGTGGGGAGCGCATGCTCGCTGCAGTTGAGCTTCTGCTGACGACCTTAGGTTTTGCTGGCAATATTCTGTTCGCCCGCTTCCGAGCAAGAGAACTCGGCATTAAGCTAAAACGTCTCTCTGAAATCGAAAAGAAAGAGAAAGCCAAGTTTGAACAGTAG
- a CDS encoding DUF2066 domain-containing protein → MRYLALLMGLLAAPSYALTQVDIFSAEVAINSEQKEPERAARNEGMQQVLVRATGQTDVATNETVQKAMRQSAQYLSQMSFGETSEQTTLRMRFNGAQIRNLLTQAQLPYWPDTRSNVLVWLVEEQNYDKNIVWEHSNSALATGIQQNAKMRGLPITLPVGDFDDITGIATSDLWGGFVAPISQASQRYPVDAVLVVRAQPSGLRWTLYDQQPNQLTSSPKSPVTGSISGSGASASQSLVNEISNYYAAKSAVTVASESSESILAQFISLDNAQDFFQLENALKALNSVASLDILKIQNHEVTFRIHLLSTQDEFEKEVEGLRSVAKVEASYLEPEKTPEFEAQDNTLSVGEAESQAEAERAPQVVTPSNLSAEVKAPTTESTTDAAQEVTEEAESSQVIEMTRAPEPVKPSLVYEWIR, encoded by the coding sequence ATGCGTTATTTAGCATTGTTGATGGGACTACTGGCTGCGCCGAGTTATGCATTGACTCAGGTGGACATTTTTAGTGCCGAAGTGGCTATCAACTCAGAACAGAAAGAGCCTGAAAGAGCGGCAAGAAATGAAGGCATGCAGCAAGTATTAGTGCGTGCGACCGGTCAGACAGATGTTGCCACGAATGAGACCGTTCAAAAGGCGATGCGTCAAAGCGCTCAATACCTATCTCAAATGAGTTTTGGTGAGACGAGTGAGCAGACGACACTACGCATGCGCTTCAATGGTGCTCAGATTCGTAACCTGTTAACTCAGGCACAGTTGCCATATTGGCCAGACACGCGCTCAAACGTGTTGGTGTGGTTGGTTGAAGAACAAAACTACGACAAGAATATCGTTTGGGAACATTCGAATTCAGCATTAGCGACGGGTATTCAACAAAACGCGAAAATGCGTGGCTTACCAATTACTCTGCCGGTTGGAGACTTTGATGACATCACAGGTATTGCGACGTCTGATCTATGGGGCGGTTTTGTTGCACCTATCAGCCAAGCGAGTCAGCGTTATCCTGTAGATGCGGTGTTAGTTGTACGCGCTCAACCGTCAGGCCTGCGTTGGACGCTATATGATCAGCAGCCTAACCAACTGACGAGTTCACCAAAATCGCCGGTTACGGGTTCTATCTCTGGTAGCGGAGCATCTGCGTCTCAGTCGTTAGTGAACGAAATCAGCAATTACTATGCTGCGAAAAGCGCAGTAACGGTCGCGAGTGAGTCTTCAGAGTCTATTCTTGCGCAGTTCATTAGTTTGGATAACGCACAGGACTTCTTCCAGTTGGAGAACGCACTGAAAGCACTAAACTCAGTAGCGAGCCTGGATATCCTTAAGATCCAGAATCATGAAGTTACATTCAGGATTCATCTGCTATCAACTCAAGATGAGTTTGAAAAAGAAGTCGAAGGCCTACGCTCAGTCGCTAAGGTTGAAGCTTCTTACTTAGAGCCAGAAAAAACGCCGGAATTTGAAGCGCAAGATAACACTCTATCTGTCGGTGAAGCTGAATCACAAGCGGAAGCAGAGAGAGCTCCACAAGTGGTGACGCCAAGCAACTTATCTGCCGAAGTGAAAGCGCCAACCACAGAGTCGACAACAGATGCCGCTCAAGAGGTAACGGAAGAAGCTGAGAGCAGTCAAGTTATTGAGATGACTCGTGCACCGGAACCGGTTAAGCCAAGCTTGGTTTATGAGTGGATTCGATAA
- a CDS encoding uracil-xanthine permease family protein, with amino-acid sequence MKNALQGAQMLFVAFGALVLVPLLTGLDPNVALFGAGIGTLLFQVITRRSVPIFLASSFAFIAPIMFGVQTWGIGATMGGLMAAGVVYVLMGGLIKVRGVGFIHKLLPPVVVGPVIMVIGLGLAPVAVNMALGKTGDGAVQLVDADAALWISAISLIVTIVISVFAKGFMKLLPIFGGIVAGYITSLVYGAVDFTPVAQASWLAMPNFVTPEFNINAIFFMVFVAIAPAVEHVGDMLAISNVTGKDYLKKPGLHRTITGDGVATIAASMLGAPPNTTYSEVTGAVMLTKAFNPVIMTWAAVTAIVLALVGKLGALLQTIPVPVMGGIMILLFGSIATVGLNTLIKNQVDLHKSRNLVIVGVTLVFGIGGMAFGIGDFSLQGVSLCGIVAILLNLVLPEELGENHSVDTAQIK; translated from the coding sequence ATGAAAAATGCTTTGCAGGGTGCGCAAATGCTCTTTGTCGCCTTTGGTGCACTGGTATTAGTCCCACTACTTACTGGTTTAGATCCCAATGTTGCACTATTCGGTGCGGGTATTGGTACCCTTCTCTTCCAAGTTATTACTCGCCGTTCGGTTCCAATTTTCTTAGCCTCTTCTTTCGCGTTTATCGCACCGATCATGTTTGGCGTACAAACTTGGGGGATAGGTGCCACGATGGGCGGTCTAATGGCTGCGGGTGTGGTCTACGTTCTAATGGGTGGTCTCATTAAGGTACGTGGTGTTGGCTTTATCCATAAATTATTACCGCCGGTAGTGGTTGGCCCCGTAATCATGGTTATTGGTCTTGGTTTAGCGCCAGTGGCCGTTAACATGGCACTGGGTAAAACTGGAGACGGTGCAGTTCAGCTAGTAGATGCGGATGCAGCGCTTTGGATCTCCGCGATTTCGCTGATTGTTACTATCGTTATTAGCGTATTTGCGAAGGGCTTTATGAAACTGCTGCCAATCTTTGGTGGTATTGTAGCAGGCTACATCACGAGCTTAGTCTACGGCGCAGTTGACTTTACGCCTGTTGCTCAAGCCTCTTGGTTAGCTATGCCGAATTTTGTCACTCCAGAGTTCAACATCAATGCTATCTTCTTCATGGTCTTCGTTGCTATCGCTCCTGCGGTTGAACACGTTGGTGACATGCTGGCGATTTCGAACGTAACCGGTAAAGATTACCTTAAAAAGCCAGGCTTGCACCGCACCATCACAGGCGACGGCGTGGCAACGATTGCAGCGTCTATGCTGGGCGCGCCACCAAATACCACTTACAGTGAAGTAACGGGTGCGGTAATGCTGACGAAGGCATTCAATCCAGTCATCATGACTTGGGCGGCAGTAACCGCGATTGTACTTGCGTTAGTGGGTAAACTAGGCGCGTTACTGCAAACTATACCGGTTCCAGTAATGGGCGGTATCATGATTCTACTGTTTGGTTCTATTGCAACAGTTGGCCTAAATACACTGATCAAAAACCAAGTTGACCTGCACAAATCACGTAACCTTGTGATTGTGGGTGTGACACTGGTATTCGGTATTGGCGGTATGGCTTTTGGTATCGGCGACTTCAGCCTTCAGGGCGTGAGCTTGTGTGGTATCGTTGCTATTCTACTAAATCTAGTACTGCCAGAAGAGCTGGGTGAGAACCACTCTGTAGATACTGCGCAGATTAAGTAA
- the upp gene encoding uracil phosphoribosyltransferase yields MKVVEVKHPLVKHKIGLMREGEISTKRFRELATEVGSLLTYEATADFETERVEINGWNGPVEVDQIKGKKVTVVPILRAGLGMMDGVLEHIPSARISVVGIYRDEETLEPVPYFNKLASNIDERIALVVDPMLATGGSMIATIDLMKEKGCKHFKILVLVAAPEGIAALEKAHPDVELYTAAIDEKLNDKGYIVPGLGDAGDKIFGTK; encoded by the coding sequence ATGAAAGTTGTTGAAGTAAAACACCCGCTAGTTAAGCACAAGATTGGCCTGATGCGTGAAGGCGAAATCAGCACGAAGCGTTTTCGTGAACTAGCAACAGAGGTGGGTAGCCTTCTAACATATGAAGCGACAGCAGATTTCGAAACTGAGCGTGTAGAGATCAACGGCTGGAATGGTCCAGTAGAAGTTGACCAAATTAAAGGTAAGAAGGTAACAGTTGTGCCAATCCTACGTGCTGGTCTTGGCATGATGGATGGTGTACTAGAGCATATCCCAAGTGCACGTATCAGTGTGGTAGGTATCTACCGTGATGAAGAAACACTTGAGCCTGTTCCATACTTCAACAAGCTAGCATCTAACATCGATGAGCGTATTGCGCTTGTTGTTGACCCAATGCTAGCAACGGGTGGTTCAATGATCGCAACCATCGACCTAATGAAAGAGAAAGGCTGTAAACACTTTAAGATTCTTGTTCTTGTAGCTGCTCCAGAAGGTATCGCGGCACTTGAAAAAGCACACCCAGATGTAGAGCTTTACACTGCGGCAATCGATGAGAAGCTAAACGACAAGGGCTACATTGTTCCTGGTCTTGGTGATGCTGGCGATAAGATCTTCGGTACTAAATAA
- the purM gene encoding phosphoribosylformylglycinamidine cyclo-ligase — translation MSGNNSSLSYKDAGVDIDAGNALVDRIKGAVKRTRRPEVMGGIGGFGALCELPTKYKEPVLVSGTDGVGTKLRLALDMKKHDTIGIDLVAMCVNDLIVQGAEPLFFLDYYATGKLDVDTAADVVSGIAEGCVQSGCALIGGETAEMPGMYEGEDYDVAGFCVGVVEKADIIDGTKVAAGDALIAVGSSGPHSNGYSLIRKVLEVSGADKKEELEGRTIGEHLLEPTKIYIKSALKMIAEHDIHAISHITGGGFWENIPRVLPEGTKAVIDGNSWEWPAIFNWLQEKGNVETFEMYRTFNCGVGLVVALPKEQAEAAVELLKAEGENAWVIGEIAQAAEGEEQVEIN, via the coding sequence GTGAGCGGTAATAATTCTTCTCTAAGCTACAAAGACGCTGGTGTAGATATCGATGCAGGTAACGCACTAGTAGATCGTATTAAAGGTGCAGTAAAACGCACTCGTCGCCCAGAAGTAATGGGTGGCATTGGTGGCTTTGGCGCCCTATGTGAACTACCAACTAAATACAAAGAGCCTGTACTGGTTTCAGGTACAGATGGTGTAGGTACTAAACTTCGCCTTGCTTTGGATATGAAAAAACACGACACCATAGGCATCGACCTTGTGGCAATGTGTGTGAACGACCTTATCGTTCAAGGTGCAGAACCTCTATTCTTCCTAGACTACTACGCAACAGGTAAGCTAGATGTTGATACAGCCGCTGACGTTGTTTCAGGCATCGCGGAAGGTTGTGTTCAATCTGGCTGTGCGCTTATCGGTGGTGAAACTGCTGAAATGCCAGGCATGTACGAAGGCGAAGATTACGACGTTGCTGGCTTCTGTGTGGGTGTTGTTGAAAAAGCAGACATCATCGATGGCACTAAAGTCGCGGCAGGTGATGCGCTTATCGCTGTAGGTTCAAGTGGCCCACACTCAAATGGCTACTCTTTGATTCGTAAAGTACTGGAAGTATCGGGTGCAGATAAGAAAGAAGAGCTAGAAGGTCGCACTATCGGTGAACACCTACTAGAACCAACTAAGATTTACATCAAATCAGCACTTAAGATGATTGCAGAGCACGACATCCATGCTATCTCGCACATCACTGGTGGTGGTTTCTGGGAAAACATCCCACGCGTACTTCCTGAAGGTACTAAAGCAGTTATCGACGGTAATAGCTGGGAATGGCCTGCTATCTTCAACTGGCTACAAGAGAAAGGCAACGTGGAAACATTTGAAATGTACCGCACTTTCAACTGTGGTGTTGGCCTAGTGGTTGCGCTTCCAAAAGAGCAAGCAGAAGCAGCGGTTGAGCTACTGAAAGCTGAAGGCGAAAACGCTTGGGTGATTGGTGAAATCGCGCAAGCAGCTGAAGGTGAAGAGCAAGTTGAAATCAACTAA
- the purN gene encoding phosphoribosylglycinamide formyltransferase: MKNNAPQKNIVVLISGSGSNLQAILDACQNQHINASVKAVFSNKAEAYGLERARIAEVPAHSLDPKSFESRENFDRELMEQIDAYQPDLIVLAGYMRILSAEFVRHYLGKMINIHPSLLPKYPGLHTHQRAIDAKDKEHGTSVHFVTEELDGGPVILQAKVPVFAEDDADELASRVLTQEHQIYPLVCQWFCDDRLVMKEGHAELDGNVLSKHGYAQD; the protein is encoded by the coding sequence ATGAAAAATAATGCCCCTCAGAAAAACATTGTCGTTTTAATATCCGGAAGCGGAAGCAACCTCCAAGCGATCCTCGATGCTTGTCAGAACCAACACATTAATGCTTCTGTTAAGGCCGTGTTCTCAAATAAAGCGGAGGCATATGGCTTAGAGCGTGCACGTATCGCAGAGGTACCAGCACACTCTCTTGATCCAAAGTCATTCGAATCGAGAGAAAATTTTGACCGTGAACTCATGGAGCAGATTGACGCCTACCAACCAGACTTAATTGTTCTCGCTGGTTATATGCGTATTCTGAGTGCTGAATTTGTACGTCATTATTTGGGTAAAATGATCAACATTCACCCTTCACTTCTGCCGAAGTACCCTGGCCTACATACACACCAAAGAGCCATTGATGCCAAAGACAAAGAGCATGGAACCAGTGTCCACTTTGTGACTGAAGAGCTAGATGGTGGTCCAGTTATCTTGCAAGCTAAGGTACCTGTTTTTGCAGAAGATGATGCTGACGAGCTTGCAAGCCGAGTGTTAACGCAAGAACACCAAATTTATCCGTTGGTATGTCAATGGTTCTGTGACGATAGATTAGTGATGAAAGAGGGTCATGCAGAACTCGACGGAAATGTCCTTAGTAAGCATGGTTACGCGCAAGATTAA
- a CDS encoding class II glutamine amidotransferase gives MCELLGMSANVPTDICFSFTGLMQRGGKTGPHRDGWGITFYEGKGFRTFKDPNPSCESKIAELVQNYPIKSCAVVSHIRQANRGGVNLENTHPFTRELWGKYWTFAHNGQLTDYDDLESGRFRPVGQTDSELSFCWLLKQLEDRFPEPPQDMMGMFRFVAECCDKLREKGVFNMLLSDGEYVMTYCTNHLYWITRRAPFGKASLIDEDVEINFQEETTPNDVVSVVATQPLTDNEEWARMKPGEFALFHFGELIESNHQALADVAYAPKKVASQAPTEPLE, from the coding sequence ATGTGTGAATTGCTCGGCATGAGCGCTAATGTGCCAACGGATATTTGTTTTAGTTTTACTGGCTTAATGCAACGTGGCGGTAAAACTGGCCCACACCGAGACGGTTGGGGCATTACCTTCTATGAAGGAAAAGGCTTTCGTACTTTTAAGGATCCGAATCCAAGCTGTGAGTCTAAGATTGCAGAATTGGTTCAAAACTATCCAATTAAGAGCTGTGCCGTAGTGAGCCATATCCGTCAAGCAAATCGTGGTGGTGTTAACCTAGAGAATACTCACCCTTTTACTCGAGAGTTATGGGGTAAGTACTGGACCTTTGCTCATAATGGCCAGTTAACCGACTACGATGACCTTGAAAGTGGTCGTTTCCGTCCGGTAGGCCAGACAGACAGTGAACTGTCGTTTTGTTGGCTGCTTAAGCAGTTAGAAGATCGTTTTCCTGAGCCTCCTCAAGATATGATGGGGATGTTCCGCTTTGTTGCAGAGTGCTGCGATAAACTGCGTGAAAAGGGCGTATTTAATATGCTGCTGAGTGATGGTGAGTATGTCATGACTTACTGCACTAACCATCTTTACTGGATCACGCGACGCGCTCCGTTTGGTAAAGCGAGTTTGATTGATGAAGATGTAGAGATCAATTTTCAGGAAGAGACCACGCCGAATGATGTGGTGAGCGTTGTGGCTACTCAACCATTAACAGACAATGAAGAGTGGGCACGTATGAAGCCTGGCGAGTTTGCACTGTTCCACTTCGGTGAGTTGATTGAGTCTAACCATCAAGCGTTAGCTGATGTGGCTTACGCCCCGAAAAAGGTGGCAAGCCAAGCACCAACGGAACCTTTAGAGTAA
- the lpcA gene encoding D-sedoheptulose 7-phosphate isomerase: protein MYQDLIKSELNEAAEVLNKFLSDDHNIAQIEAAAKMIADSFKQEGKVLSCGNGGSHCDAMHFAEELTGRYRENRPGYAGIAISDPSHLSCVSNDFGYDFVFSRYVEAVGRKGDVLFGLSTSGNSGNILKAIEAAQAKGMKTIALTGKDGGKMAGCADIEIRVPHFGYADRIQEIHIKIIHIIIQLVEKEME from the coding sequence ATGTACCAAGACCTAATCAAGAGTGAATTAAACGAAGCTGCTGAGGTTCTGAACAAGTTTTTAAGTGATGATCACAACATCGCGCAAATTGAAGCCGCAGCTAAGATGATTGCTGATTCTTTTAAACAAGAGGGTAAAGTGCTGTCTTGTGGTAATGGCGGTTCACACTGTGACGCTATGCACTTTGCTGAAGAGCTAACTGGTCGCTACCGCGAAAACCGCCCAGGTTATGCTGGTATCGCTATTTCTGACCCAAGCCACCTTTCTTGTGTGAGCAACGACTTTGGTTATGACTTTGTTTTCTCTCGTTACGTAGAAGCCGTTGGCCGTAAGGGTGATGTGTTGTTTGGTCTTTCAACGTCTGGCAACTCAGGTAACATCCTGAAGGCGATTGAAGCTGCTCAAGCCAAGGGTATGAAGACGATCGCCCTAACAGGTAAAGACGGCGGTAAAATGGCAGGCTGCGCGGACATTGAAATCCGTGTTCCGCATTTCGGCTATGCAGATCGTATTCAAGAAATCCATATCAAGATTATTCACATCATCATTCAACTTGTTGAAAAAGAGATGGAATAA